One window of the Synechococcus sp. CC9311 genome contains the following:
- a CDS encoding potassium channel family protein, protein MKSNRSKRHHREKIYELLLSLCLVVLVSFAFPRLSWIGPLGYGLIALLLTQLVMIRKETLTLEDRLYQLLGLAALIALLLWQITPVRWVVSGFPLVLTWSVLVGWSVIRLVERLSQERKVTSGLLMGAAAGYLLLGLTAGLVMSALETIQPGSFEPLNILQESANGPDASVLMSMRGFSQINYFAFICLTTVGFGDIEPVLPVSRMLAVVTGIIGPLYLAVVMGVLIGRYTNQVEEKDIFNHEDRR, encoded by the coding sequence ATGAAATCAAACCGATCAAAGCGCCACCATCGAGAAAAAATCTATGAGCTACTTCTAAGCCTGTGCTTAGTGGTGCTGGTGAGCTTTGCTTTTCCGCGCCTGAGCTGGATCGGCCCCCTCGGCTACGGCTTGATCGCCTTGCTGCTCACCCAGTTAGTGATGATCCGCAAAGAGACGCTCACGCTGGAAGATCGTTTGTACCAGCTCCTAGGTCTCGCAGCTCTGATTGCTCTGCTTCTCTGGCAAATCACGCCTGTGCGCTGGGTGGTGAGTGGCTTTCCTCTTGTGCTCACCTGGAGTGTGTTGGTGGGTTGGAGCGTGATCCGCTTGGTGGAGCGGTTGTCCCAGGAACGCAAAGTCACGTCTGGGTTACTGATGGGTGCTGCCGCTGGCTATTTGTTATTGGGGCTCACAGCGGGGCTTGTCATGAGCGCCCTGGAAACCATTCAGCCGGGCAGTTTCGAGCCGCTCAACATCCTCCAAGAATCAGCCAATGGGCCCGACGCCAGTGTGCTGATGTCAATGAGGGGCTTCTCGCAAATTAACTATTTCGCTTTTATCTGCTTAACCACAGTGGGCTTTGGGGACATCGAACCGGTGCTGCCGGTCTCGAGAATGCTCGCGGTTGTAACAGGAATCATTGGACCGCTCTATCTAGCCGTGGTGATGGGAGTTCTCATCGGTCGCTACACCAACCAAGTTGAAGAGAAAGACATTTTTAATCACGAAGACCGACGGTGA
- a CDS encoding carboxylesterase — MSASHQAFSLPGGAVTVVLIHGFTGSPSEMQLLAESLNAQGYGVEVPLLVGHGTTLNDLMGVHPQQWIDPLDALITRLLSEGQSVVVGGLSLGSILSLQLALRHPQIKALLLYSPPIRSGDPRRFLAPLLVRFTQSLPKPASDFFDPIAAQRLWSYDRYPVVTSARVLDLISRTRKQLTKIQQPLLAIASRRDKVISASGIELLMRNVQSSPRELHWLERSGHAITVDAEWTMVRDLSLDFLRKIF; from the coding sequence GTGAGCGCATCGCACCAGGCGTTTTCACTGCCTGGTGGGGCAGTGACTGTCGTTCTCATTCATGGATTCACCGGTTCGCCCTCTGAGATGCAACTCCTCGCTGAGTCCTTGAACGCCCAGGGTTATGGCGTTGAAGTACCTCTGCTCGTGGGTCATGGAACCACTCTCAATGATCTGATGGGAGTTCATCCACAGCAGTGGATTGACCCGCTCGATGCCTTGATCACCCGCCTGTTGTCAGAAGGTCAGAGTGTGGTGGTGGGTGGTTTGTCGTTGGGCTCAATTTTGAGTTTGCAATTGGCGTTGCGCCATCCCCAAATCAAGGCCCTCCTGCTGTATTCACCGCCGATTCGCAGCGGAGATCCACGCCGCTTTTTGGCCCCATTGCTCGTTCGTTTTACGCAATCGCTGCCGAAGCCTGCCTCTGATTTTTTTGACCCGATCGCGGCACAGCGGCTTTGGTCTTACGACCGCTATCCAGTGGTAACCAGTGCTCGAGTTCTTGATCTCATCTCTCGCACGCGCAAGCAGCTCACCAAGATTCAGCAACCGCTTTTGGCGATTGCAAGTCGTCGCGACAAGGTGATTTCAGCCAGTGGCATTGAGCTGTTGATGCGCAATGTGCAGTCCTCACCTCGAGAACTTCACTGGTTAGAGCGCAGCGGTCATGCGATCACGGTGGATGCTGAATGGACAATGGTGCGTGATCTCAGTCTCGACTTTTTACGTAAGATTTTTTGA
- the ftsH gene encoding ATP-dependent zinc metalloprotease FtsH gives MAIREDDNRPNRRFGIINLVLIGFGVLLLLSSFIPSQGMQQVPRVPYSLFIDQVNDGAVKRAFITQDQIRYELSEVEEGAPSVLATTPIFDMDLPQRLESKGVEFAAAPPKKPNIFTTILSWVVPPLIFILVLQFFARRSMGGGGAQGALNFTKSKAKVYVPDEQSRVTFADVAGVDEAKDELNEIVDFLKTPERYTDIGARIPKGVLLVGPPGTGKTLLSKAVAGEAGVPFFIISGSEFVELFVGAGAARVRDLFEQAKKNAPCIIFIDELDAIGKSRSGSMGVVGGNDEREQTLNQLLTEMDGFASKDKPVIVLAATNQPEVLDAALLRPGRFDRQVLVDRPDLSGRKTILDIYAKKVKLAEDVDLDRIAQATSGFAGADLANLVNEAALLAARNYQKEVLQGDLNEAIERVVAGLEKKSRVMQDDEKKVVAYHEVGHAIVGHLMPGGSKVAKISIVPRGMSALGYTLQLPTEERFLNSREDLEGQIATLLGGRSAEEIVFGKITTGAANDLQRATDIAEQMVGTYGMSDTLGPLAYDKQGGGRFLGGNNNPRRAVSDATAQAIDREVRGLVDRAHDQAVSILRQNMALLETISQKILEKEVIEGDDLKEMLSASVMPDEPSVAA, from the coding sequence ATGGCGATTCGAGAGGACGACAATCGCCCTAATCGGCGCTTCGGGATCATCAATCTGGTGTTGATTGGTTTCGGAGTGTTGTTGCTGCTCAGCAGCTTCATTCCCAGCCAAGGCATGCAGCAGGTGCCTCGGGTGCCCTATTCACTCTTCATCGACCAAGTGAATGATGGAGCCGTTAAGCGCGCTTTCATCACCCAAGATCAAATTCGCTACGAGCTCAGTGAGGTTGAGGAAGGTGCCCCTTCCGTGCTCGCAACCACGCCGATCTTCGACATGGATCTGCCTCAGCGTCTTGAGAGCAAAGGAGTTGAGTTTGCTGCCGCCCCTCCGAAAAAGCCCAATATTTTCACCACCATCCTGAGTTGGGTGGTCCCACCGCTGATCTTCATCCTGGTGCTGCAGTTCTTTGCGCGCCGCTCCATGGGCGGCGGCGGCGCTCAAGGTGCGCTCAATTTCACAAAGAGCAAAGCCAAGGTTTATGTGCCTGATGAGCAATCTCGGGTCACGTTTGCTGATGTGGCAGGTGTGGATGAAGCCAAGGACGAGCTCAACGAGATTGTTGACTTCTTAAAAACACCCGAGCGCTATACCGATATCGGTGCACGAATTCCAAAAGGGGTTTTACTGGTTGGTCCTCCAGGTACAGGTAAAACCCTTCTGTCCAAAGCCGTCGCTGGGGAAGCAGGCGTTCCCTTCTTTATCATCAGTGGTTCTGAATTCGTAGAACTTTTCGTGGGAGCAGGTGCTGCTCGCGTTCGTGATTTGTTCGAACAGGCCAAGAAGAACGCTCCTTGCATCATTTTTATTGATGAGCTTGATGCAATCGGTAAAAGCCGTTCTGGCTCCATGGGTGTGGTTGGTGGTAACGACGAGCGCGAACAAACGCTCAACCAATTGCTGACCGAAATGGATGGCTTTGCATCCAAAGACAAGCCTGTGATTGTGTTGGCAGCGACTAACCAACCTGAAGTTCTCGATGCTGCCTTGCTCCGCCCTGGTCGTTTCGACCGTCAGGTGTTGGTGGACCGCCCAGATCTCTCCGGTCGTAAAACAATTCTCGATATTTATGCCAAAAAAGTAAAACTGGCCGAAGACGTCGATCTCGATCGGATTGCGCAAGCTACCAGTGGTTTTGCAGGTGCCGATCTTGCCAACCTGGTTAACGAAGCAGCTCTACTTGCAGCTCGCAATTATCAGAAAGAGGTTTTACAGGGTGATCTCAACGAAGCTATTGAGCGGGTTGTGGCTGGGCTTGAGAAAAAAAGCAGGGTGATGCAAGACGACGAGAAGAAGGTTGTTGCTTATCACGAGGTTGGTCACGCGATTGTGGGTCACCTCATGCCAGGTGGCAGCAAGGTGGCCAAAATTTCGATCGTGCCCCGTGGCATGAGTGCCCTTGGCTACACACTGCAACTTCCCACGGAAGAACGCTTCCTCAATTCTCGCGAAGATTTGGAAGGTCAAATTGCCACCCTTCTCGGAGGTCGTTCTGCAGAGGAAATTGTGTTCGGCAAAATCACCACGGGAGCTGCCAATGATCTGCAGCGCGCCACAGATATCGCCGAGCAGATGGTTGGCACCTATGGCATGAGCGACACCCTGGGACCTCTTGCCTATGACAAGCAAGGTGGTGGTCGTTTCCTTGGTGGCAATAACAATCCACGCCGTGCAGTCAGTGATGCCACCGCGCAAGCGATCGATCGTGAGGTGCGAGGTCTTGTGGATCGTGCCCATGACCAAGCCGTTTCGATTCTCCGCCAAAACATGGCGTTGCTCGAAACGATCTCTCAAAAAATCCTTGAAAAGGAAGTCATCGAAGGGGATGATCTCAAGGAGATGCTTTCAGCCAGCGTGATGCCTGATGAGCCATCCGTTGCTGCTTAA
- the argF gene encoding ornithine carbamoyltransferase — MDKGVAAVLTSLSGRDYLSSADVSAEETQALLDLARQLKSGDRRIDLGNRVLGLIFTKASTRTRVSFQVAMARLGGQTVDLNPQVTQLGRGEPLEDTARVLSRFCDALAVRTFAQQELVDYAYWASIPVINALTDLEHPCQALADFLTMQEAFGDLQGQTLAYVGDGNNVAHSLMLCGALLGVNVRIGCPDGFEPLPGVLDQARALAVSGAQIEVTSNPVAAVQGAQALYTDVWASMGQEQEQAEREQAFKGFCLDEALLAEADPKAIVLHCLPAHRDEEISAGVMESASSRIFDQAENRLHAQQALLAVLLGGL, encoded by the coding sequence ATGGATAAGGGAGTTGCTGCTGTTCTCACCTCCTTAAGCGGGCGTGATTACCTGTCGTCTGCAGATGTTTCTGCGGAGGAAACCCAGGCCCTGCTCGACCTCGCGCGCCAACTCAAGTCTGGCGACCGTCGCATCGATCTCGGCAACCGGGTGCTCGGTTTGATCTTCACCAAAGCGTCCACGCGCACCAGGGTGAGTTTTCAAGTGGCGATGGCCCGGCTTGGTGGTCAAACCGTGGATCTCAATCCCCAGGTGACCCAGCTCGGTCGAGGAGAACCACTGGAAGATACGGCCAGGGTGTTGAGTCGGTTTTGTGATGCTCTCGCTGTGCGCACCTTTGCTCAACAAGAGCTAGTGGATTACGCCTACTGGGCTTCGATTCCGGTGATCAATGCCCTCACGGATCTCGAACATCCATGTCAGGCCTTGGCTGATTTCCTCACGATGCAGGAGGCCTTTGGTGACCTTCAAGGTCAAACCCTGGCTTACGTGGGTGATGGCAACAATGTGGCCCACTCTTTAATGCTTTGCGGCGCTCTTCTGGGCGTGAATGTGCGCATCGGTTGTCCCGATGGTTTTGAGCCCCTCCCCGGGGTGCTGGATCAAGCCCGTGCTCTTGCCGTGTCAGGTGCTCAGATTGAGGTCACCAGTAATCCAGTTGCGGCGGTGCAGGGAGCCCAAGCCCTTTACACGGATGTTTGGGCGTCGATGGGGCAGGAACAGGAGCAAGCGGAGCGCGAACAGGCGTTTAAAGGTTTTTGCTTGGATGAGGCACTGCTAGCAGAAGCTGATCCGAAGGCGATTGTGCTGCATTGTTTGCCTGCTCATCGAGACGAAGAGATCAGTGCTGGGGTGATGGAGAGTGCCTCAAGCCGGATCTTTGACCAAGCGGAGAATCGTTTGCATGCCCAGCAGGCTCTCCTCGCCGTATTGCTTGGTGGTTTGTGA